In Microbulbifer sp. THAF38, the sequence GGTAATTGACGCACTAATGCAGATTGTAAATAAACTTGATACAGATCAATCGGCTTTTAATAAAATACATGAAAAACTGAAATTTATTGATGAAAATAGAAAGATAATTTTAGTAACCGGACATAGGCGAGAAAGCTTTGGTGGAGGATTTGAACGTATATGCCAAGCATTAGCATTAACAGCAAATACACATCCTAATTGTCAAATAATATATCCGGTTCATCTGAACCCTAACGTGCGTGAGCCTGTTAATCGGTTATTAAAAAACATTAGGAATATATGCTTAATTGACCCTTTGGAATACCTGCCATTTGTTTATCTCATGAATAAATCGAATATTATTCTGACCGATTCTGGTGGTATTCAAGAAGAAGCTCCTTCATTGGGTAAGCCAGTACTTGTGATGAGGAACACCACTGAGCGTCCTGAAGCTGTTGAAGCTGGAACTGTAAAACTGGTCGGAACCAAGATTGATACAATTACTAAAGAAATCACAACACTACTTACTGATAGTGCAGAATATAAAAAAATGAGTTTTTCCCACAATCCATATGGTGATGGTGAGGCATCTAACAGAATTCTGAAAGCATTAGTCGATTACCAGAAATAAATAAACATAGAGTGAGAGAAAAAGATTTGAGACTTTTTACAGGTTAGTGATAAGTATTTATATAAGGATATTTATGAAATTCGAAACTATTTCAATCATTGGGTTGGGTTATATTGGGTTGCCAACAGCTGCAGTAATCGCTTCAAGACGCAAGAAAGTAATCGGTGTAGATGTAAACCAGTATGCAGTGGATACCATCAATAGTGGTCATATCCATATTGTTGAGCCTGAATTAGATATGATTGTACATGCAGCAGTGACAGAAGGATATTTACAAGCTAAGAATAAGCCGCAACCAGCAGATGCATTTATGATTGCAGTCCCAACCCCCTTTATATCGGATAAAGAAAGCAGACATCATAAGGCAGACCTTAGTTATATTCATGCGGCTTCTAAAGCTTTGGCTCCAGTGTTAAAAGCTGGTGATCTAGTAGTACTTGAGTCTACTTCTCCTGTGGGAACTACAGAGAAAATGTCTGCATGGCTTGCAGATGCCCGTCCCGACTTAACCTTCCCTCAGACACATGGGGAGGATTCGGACATCCGAATAGCCCACTGTCCAGAACGTGTACTACCAGGATATGTGGTTCGAGAGCTAGTGGAAAATGATCGTGTAATCGGTGGTATGACAAAAAAATGTTCTGAATCGGCAAAGGCGCTATACCAAATTTTTGTGGAGGGTGAATGCTTTGTAACCTCGGCAAGAACGGCTGAAATGACTAAGCTTACCGAGAATAGTTTTCGGGATGTGAATATTGCTTTTGCAAACGAATTATCAATAATCTGCCAGAAGTTAGATATAAATGTCTGGGAGTTAATTTCCCTTTCAAATCGTCATCCAAGGGTAAGTATTCTTCAGCCTGGAGCTGGGGTTGGTGGTCATTGTATTGCGGTGGACCCATGGTTTATTGTGGATTCCTGCCCTAAGGAGACACGATTGATAAGGGCTGCGCGTGAGGTAAATGATCATAAACCCAAGTGGGTGTTACATCAGGTTAATAATTCTATAGAGCGGATACTAGGGGAAAACCCTGGATATACTAGTCGTGATATTACTGTTGCTTGCTTGGGGATTTCTTTTAAGCCTAATATTGATGACCTTAGGGAAAGCCCTGCGCTGAATATAGCAAACGCCATTGTGGATTTTGGGTGCCAGGTACAGATTGTGGAACCTAATGTAAAATCCCTACCTAAAGCTCTGAACCATTCTAATGTTGATCTAGTCCCTATAAATCTATCATTAGATAAAGCAGATATAGTTTGTATTCTGGTCAAGCATGACGAATTTTTTGAACAAACAAATATTCTAGCCAACAAACAAAATGTTATCGATGCTGTAGGACTTCTAAGTTGACTCCAGGGTAGACGAATTTACTACATTTATCATTTTTTTAACCGTGGGCAGAATTTGATATGGATGTATTGTTAAAGCATGTTGAAGATCTTATCGATTATTCAATAAATGAGACGTATATCCCAGTACATGAAAGGATAGCCTACATGGTTAGTCATGGTCAAAGCTATGCGAGTAATGGGTATTCAGTTAGAACACAAGTTATCGCCAAAGCATTAAATGATAACGGTTTGGAAACATTATGTTTTGTTAGGCCAGGTAGGCCTTGGGAGCTGGGTGTAAAAAAAGGTTCAATACCGCCAGAAAAAGTAGTTAGCGGTGTTAGGTATATCCATAGCCGGTGGCAAAATGACCTATCTCCCATTGAAGAAAGAAGTCACCTAGAAGCTTGTGTGGCTCGTTTTATGGATTTATTTAAAATATATAGACCTTCGGCTGTATTGGCTGCTTCTGATTATATCATTGGGTTACCAGCATGGATTGCAGCTAAACGTCTAGGGTTACCATTTTATAATGAGGTTAGGGGCTTCTGGGAACTTTCTAAAGCTACAAGGAAAGCAGGCTATCATAATTCTCTAGATTTCAAAACAGAAATTGAGCGCAATACCTATGTAGGAATGCAGGCATTAAAGGTATTTACGCTCAGTGAGAGAATGAAAGTAGAGCTGGTTTCCCGAGGATTAGATCCACATAAAATATCAATCATACCTAATGGAATTGGTGAGCAACCAAAGACGATGGGTATGGATTCAAATTTTAGGGAGAGATTGGGCATAAATTTGAATGATAAAGTAGTGGGTTATATTGGTAGCTTCGCCCCTCATGAAGGGCTAGATACTCTTATTGATGCCTGTACTAAGTTGAATGAGCTGGGCAAGAGGTTTAAATTGTTACTAGTAGGAGATTACCAGCCATTAAATGAAGCGATATGCTCACAGAAGAAAATAGCTAATGAGCCTTGGCTTATACAAACCGGTCGAGTACCGCATGAGGAGATTGCTAAATATTACTCATTGATTGATACAGTGGTAATTCCGCGAAAAAAATTACCGGTATGCGAATTAGTTTCGCCAATAAAATTAGCTGAAGCCATGTCTTATGGTAAGAGAATAGTTGTTTCAGATGTTGCTCCTCTGCTAGAAATTTCAAAGAAGAATGAAGAAATTATTGTGTTTGAAGCAGGGAATTCTAAGAGCTTAATGAGCTGTATCTTACGATCTCTGAACACTTCTTCTATCAATACTTATAAATTTCCAACAATGAAGGAGTATGTAAGAGTACTAATTGATGAGTTACGAAATGAATATATAAATCCACCTTTGCCCAAAGGTTACTTAGATAAAGCAACAAAACCGATAAATACCCAAAGTCTTATAAAACAAAATAATTGCATTGAAGAATTGGTTACTGAATCATGTGATTCTGATGTAAGGATTAACCAAACAGCTTATATAGACAACAATAAAGTTAATTATTCAGATAAGCAAGTGTCACAATCTGACATTGTTAAGTATAAAATACTAAATCATGAAATTAATTTTGAACCAAAAAAATATGAATTGAATTCTTCTGATAAACTGCTACTTTTAAAGGAACAAAAATTTAAGCTGAAAAATAATTGTAAAAAGAATATAGCTGAAATAAAAATTAATGTTTCTGGATCGGTTTTAGAATTATCGGCTGCAGTTTTTTATCGACTAAAAAGCAATCAGACGACCAGGAAGGCAGTAGTATTACTTGACTTCATAGATAAATCAGGGAGTAAGATAAGCAATATTCCAGGGCTAGGAGTTTCTGCTGCATTCAATCAACATTTTCGTTATTTGAACTCTAATAATAAAACATCCCCTGATGAATTTAAAGATATAGTAAAATTAAAAATTCCTGATAGTGTGGAAAAAATCTCTATCGACCTTTCCAGTCTGGGTCTCAAGCCTGATGAGTATATAGATATAAGAATTCATGGACGTTGTTACATTAAAAAGGGTAAAGAAAAGGAAAAATTAGATTTAGTCCGACATCAGCGTTTGCCTCCTGCTATTGTATCCGACCCTTTTCGAAAGCGCTCTATTTCTGACTTAATAGTTGCATGTGTACTTGATGAATTTTCAGCTGAATGTCTCTCCCATGAAGTTAAGCTGATTGCCCTGACACAGGAGCATTGGCAGACCCAATTGGAGTCAAACCCTCCTGATTTTCTTTTGATCGAAAGCTGCTGGAAGGGAAATGATGGAAATTGGGGAACAATTACAAAAGGTAGTGGTGGTGGAAAAAAATTAAGTGGTTTACTAAGACATTGTAATAAAAAAGGTATTCCCACTGTATTCTGGAATAAGGAAGACCCTCCACACTATGATAAATTTGGGCCTATAGCGAAATTCTTTGATTTAGTTCTCACCACAGATGTAAACATGGTGCCATATTACAAAAGAGATTATGGAATTGATGCCTTTCCTTTATCATTCGCTGCGCAGCCAAAAATCCATAACCCAATCCCATATATTAATCGACTAGAAAAAGCGGTATTTGCTGGTTCCTATTACAGCGATAAACCCAAACGATGTGAAGACTTCAATCATATTCTTGAACAGCTTGAAAAAGCGAGCATCGATTACGATATTTATGATCGTAATTATAATAAAAATATAGAAAAATTTACTTTCCCAAAAAAATACAAAAAAAATATTCTAGGAAACCTCATACCTTCAGAGGTATGGAAAGCACATAAAGGCTATAAGTATCAAGTAAATATGAATTCAGTCCAGGACTCTGAAACCATGTTTGCTCGTCGTGTATATGAATCACTAGCATCTGGAACGCCGGTAATCAGTAATTCTTCTATTGGCGTAGAAAAATTATTTGGTGATGTAGTTATTTTATCAAATGGTAGGCAATCCATAGTAAACCAGCTGAAAGATCTGGAAGAATCACCTGCAGATTATCGTGATTTAGCGCGCCGCGGAGTTAGAATGGTGATGCGAGAGCATACCTATGGCCATCGTATTCAGAAACTCTGTGAGTTAATTGGCATTCAAGTAGAAGTAGCCCTTCCTAAAGCAATATTAACTGTTAAGGCCAATAATGAAGGTGATGTTAGCAGAGCCAAAGAGGTGTTTTTCAGTCAAACTGCGCCAAACAAACATTTATTCATTGAACTTGATAATTTTGATTCTTCTTATAGGTGGTTAAATTCATCTTCCTCATCTATTACCTATGCAATGGAATTTGCACAAAAATTCTACAAGGATGACAAGCAATTTTATGGTGGTGAAAAGGTACTTAGTTATAATCTAAATGAAAAATTACCGGCAGAAGCTTTAGAAGATTTTATATATTGGGGGGAGATATAAGTTATGAGAAAAAAAGTTTTATTATTATCCTGGCATTTTCCACCATATAAAAGCTCTTCTGCTTTCAATCTATTCAAGCGTCTAAAAGATACTGGCTATGAATACGATGTTTTGCAAATTCAGAGAAAAGATAAGCCAGATAATGAGATAATGTTTCGGTACGCTTCTAGCCGTTTCACCCGGTATGAAATTCAAGTTCCTTCAGAAAATGCACGAGATCCTGAAGCTCGAGCTCACTTCGTAGAAAAAGTTTTAGATATCTATAACTGTCTCAAAGAGCATAATCATTATTCAGTAATGGTCTCGCACTCTCATGAGTTTGTTTCGCATATTGCTGCAATGCGGATTAAGAAGAGCGATCCTCAGTTATCCTGGGTAGCTTCATTTGGAGACCCAATTGCTGCAAATCCGTATAACGATTGCTACAAGTTTCCAATGTTAGATGAAGATATCCGAGCAGAAGAGCAGGTACTTCAAATAGCTGATCGTATAATTGTTACAAATGCATATCAGCAGGAAATTGTTTCTACTACACAAAGAATACCATTAGAGAAAAGCAAGTTCTATATACTACCACATTGCTTTGATGAGCGTATGTATCATAGGGAACCCCAAGGCTGTAGAAGCGATTACAGCGAACCAAAAATTTTCCGATTTAGACATGTTGGTATGTTGTATAAATATAAACGAACCTCATTACCATTTATTTTGGGAGCACAACGTTTGCTTCAAATCCATCCAGAGCTTAAGGGCTGCTTTACACTGGAATTTTATGGTGCTAATGATCAATTTATTAAGTCTGCATCAACCTATGGATTAGAATCTATTGTTAGCTTCAAAGGCACACTTAACTATTTAGAAAGCTTGAAAGTGATGACTAATGCTGACTGTTTGTTATTACGTGATGCAGATTTCAGTGATCAAGGGTTATTAAATAGTCCATTTTATCCAGGGAAATTAGCTGATTACCTTGGCGCCAAAAGGCCAATTTTGGCTGTTACTATGGCTAAGGGCTGTGTCCCGGATATGCTCTCCAGGCTAGGGGGCATATCATTAACAGAAGATGATGTAGACGGTATTGCCGACGCTATGTATCGCGCAATAAAGGGAAAGATTACTATCGATCATAAAGAAGCTGAATACTACTCACATAAAAATACTATCAGAAGAGCGAAACAGGCACTTACATTAGATCAGGGTAAAAGAACAATTCTCATCGCCGGACATGATTTGAAATTCGCTAAATTTATTATTGAGAAGATTAACCAGCGAAAAGATTTACATTTATTAATCGATGACTGGAATGGACATGATAAACATGACGAAGAGAAAAGTTTGGCTCTTCTAAATAATGCTGACGTTGTATTTTGCGAGTGGGGATTGGGAAATATAGTATGGTATTCAAAAAATATTAAAAGAGGCCAAAAACTTATTGTTAGGATTCATGCTCAAGAGATAAAAACCCGCCATTTAGATCGTTGCAATCATGAGAAAATTGATAATTATATATTTGTTTCACCGTATTACTTTGAAATGATGATTGCAGAATTTTCTCTTAAGCGGGAAAAGTGCAAAATGATATTTAATATGGTTGATACGGATATTCTTAATAAACCAAAGGTTGAAAGCTCGAAATATAATTTGGGAATGATTGGCGATGTTCCTCAGTCTAAAAGATTAGATCGTGCATTAGACATCTTTGAAAAATTATATAAAGAAAATAATCGTTACAAACTTTTTGTAAAAGGTAAGCGACCAGAAGACTACGCCTGGATGCATTCAAAAGAAAAGAGGGGAGAACTGTCTTACTTTGAAAATCAATATGAAAGGATAACTAAAAACGGATGGAAAAAAAATGTGATCTTTGAAGGGTTTGGTCCAATTGAAGAATGGCTTCAGAAAATTGGGCATATACTATCTGTTAGCGATAATGAGAGTTTTCATTTGTCAGTAGCTGAAGGGATGGCGTCTGGAGCGCTACCTTCAATTTTAAACTGGCCGGGCAGTGAGTATATTTATCCTTCGAAATATATTTCAACTTCAATCTCTACAGCTTTTGAAAAAGTAACCAATATAGATAGCTCAACCACTTCAGAAGTCAAACAATTTTCAAAAAGATTTTGTAAAGATGCGAATACAGACAAAATATTAGCACTGCTGTGAGATTTTAAGATGAAGCTAAATTTCTTTAATGCAGAAAAAATAATAAGATTAACACCTTTTACAAAAGATACTATTTCTATAGCAGATCAAATTCTAGAAAATAATGTAAAAATTTTTCCTACGTTGCCTAACGTACAAGTATCTGATATGAATAATTTATGGTGGATTCGTTTTTCGTCAGCACAATCAACATATTCACTATATATCTACGCTTTCTACCCAGTATCATATTTACTAAATGCCTATGAGCTTACAAAAAAAGAGATTTATCTTGATAAAGCGATGAGTTTAGTTGAAAGTTTTTTTTGTTGGTCCCTAGAAAAGAATAAAAAAATCAACAAAAAAATGAAAGGTATATTACTTGGAGATCATGCGTTCTCAAATAGAACACAATCTCTTTGCTATTTGATAGTGTGTTTAGTTTACTCCAAAAGAACTATTCCTGATTATATAATAAATTTACTTTTATATAATGGTGAATATTTAGCGGATATAAAGAATTACAGCCATTATAATCATGGATTAATGATGGATCTTGCACTACTTGGGTTACTTAATACTTTTGATGGGCTTAATATTGAGTACCCAACCCATTTTAAAAAAAATTTGATTTCACGATTAAGCTATTCAATTTCGAGAGACCTGACTAAAGATGGTGTACATATAGAAAATAGTCCTGGTTATCACTTTTGGCTACTAAGTTTTTTGAAAAAAGTTATTGATCCCCTATCAATTCTAGATAGGTCTCTACATCAAAAAGCCACAAAAGTTTTAACAAAAGCTTCAACATACGCGAAGCTTATATCCAGACCTAATGGTACTGTTCCTGCTATTGGGGATACCCATGCTGGATTAAAATACAAGCCCTCAAAAGGTCTTCGGAGTCAATTTCTTAAATATGCCAATAAGGTGATATTCAGAGATATGAATGATGAGGTATGGGCCTACTTTAGTTCTGGATATAAAACTCATGTACATAAACATGGTGATAATGGTGTTTTCAATCTTTATTATAAGGGAAGAGATATTTTAATAGATCCTGGATTTTTGAATTATGAAAAATCAGAAAATTCTCTTAAAATTAGAAACACTGCTTTTCATAACACGGTGAGACCAAAGGGAGAAGATCAAAAAATCAGGACAGTAGATCTTTCTCTAGATAATATAGATTACTCAAAAAATATAAGCGATTCAAAAATTTTAGGGTATAGAAATTTAGGTGATATTGAAGTTTCCCTTGCTAAGATAGCTGATTATGATTCATGTTTTATTATAAGAATGATAATCTGGCTGAGACCAAATTTTTTTCTAATTTATGATAAAGCAGAAGGAAAGACTCATGGATTGGAACAGTTCTTTCATATAGGCTCGAGCATAACTCCTATACCAAGTGGAAGTAAAGTGAATTTATTAAATTCAAATGGAGTTAACATTTGTCAAATAGAGCAGTTTAAATTCCAAGATGGGAAAGTCTGTACCACACCATCCGAAGCTAGAATAAAATCAGGTTTCTTTGCAAAAAAATTTAACGAAAAAGAAAATAGTAATCGTATTTTTTATGAGACAAACGATAATTATTTCTTGACGTCTATACAGCTGGGTGATGAGAAGTTGAAAATAGATGCACATGCTGATGTTACTCTTAAAGTTGAAATAGAATCATCAATTAAAAAAATTAAGCTTGACCTTAATAATATTAAGTCAAAAATAATTTCATCATAAAGTTAAAAACTTGTTAGGAATTTTAAGATGATTAATTCTCCTCCAGTAATTATTTTTGGTAATCCAAGAAGTGGTACTCGTATGTGCGCAAATATATTAAATCTTCACCCTGATATTTGTATAACAGATGAATTCTATAATGTGCAGATGCTATCAAATTTCGCTAATAGGCAAATTGCAAGTTTTATTGAAAATAGAGTTGATCCGGGAACTATTGCTCTGAGAAAAGAACTATTAGTTAAGAGTTATTGGATCTTCCGCTCAAATATAAAACAAGTCGAAAAATCGTTTACCTCAAAAATTGTTGGTAACAAAACACCACGGAGTGAGAATTTCTTTGATCTTTATGAAGAAATATTCTCAGTAAACAAGCCAATATATATATATTGTGCACGCAACGCATACGATGCATTAAGAAGCATAAAAAACCTAAAAAATATTCTATGGGGCAATCTTCCTTTTGAGGAAATATTTGAGAATTATAAGAAAAGTTATCGCATTTATACAAAAATTAAAAAATCTTACCCTATAAGAACTTTTGAAATAAATGTTAATATGTATAATGAGAAAAATGCATTTGTTCATTATAAGCAAATTTTCGACATGCTGGGCGTGGATTACGATGATGAATTCATCGAAAAAGTAAATTCTTTGGCACCACAAAATACTTTACAGCGTGTGAAAGCGATTACCAAAGATGAATCACCTATTAAAGAGCTAACTGCTGAGGAAATGAAGCTTATATCGAGCTGTAAAGAATACGCAAAAATCAAGGAGTCTTGGTCGTTTGCAAGCTAGACATTAATTATTAATTTAGATGCTAATCTAGAATAGAAAATTATAAATCAGAAATGAATAAAATAAGATCAATAGCTTGTTATTATTATTTTTTATTGTGCTTATTCAGTACTAACTCCTCATTAAGCAGTTTGTTTTTGATTGATTTCGTTCACATTTTTTGCGGGGAGAGGGTATGTTATTATCTAACCCATTAATTTTTGATAAGTTATATTGCTTTCTTGCTGAGTTACCTATTATTTCTAGTTCTTTTTCAACTTCAATCTCCCTTAATGATTGTCAAAACATAAATGTAAAAAAAACTAAATCATTAAGTAATACATATTTCGAGGAATCAGTCAGACTTAACTCCTCTGTTTTACTAGGTCAATATAAAACTTTTATTGGTGCCCATTCTTATGTAGGTGAAGGCGGATATTTAAAGCAAAGTTTTATTGGACGTTATTGTTCGATTGGGAGACGAGTAACAATTGGTGCTGGCTCACATGAAATGACCAACTTGACTACTTATCCTGGACTTTCAAAAAAAAATCCAACTAATCCAGTAATTTTAGAGAATGATGTTTGGGTGGGGGATGGTGTAGTTATATTACCAGGTGTTAGAGTTCAGACAGGTGCTGTCATTGGTGCAAACTCAGTTGTTACTAAAGACGTTGAGGCTTTTAGTGTGATAGCTGGAGCACCTGCAAGGCATATTAGATATCGTATCGATCCTTCTTTATTTGATTTTATTAAGACAAGCAATTGGTGGGAGTATCCAAAAGATATTTTATCAGAGACTAAAAATTTAGAATTGATTGATCGATTGCATGTCCTCAAAGCATTTCCAAAAGAAAAATACAAAAAGTATGGGACTTATAGTTTAATATAGGTTCAGATCTCTCATTAATGTGTATAGGAGAGTCGAATTTTAAATATTTCTTATTAGCTTTTAAAAAAATTGCTCCTTTATCAGCCACTTTTCAAGCAGTGCGGTTAATTTGATTAAAAAAAACTAATTATAAATATATGTAAGTAGAAATATCAAAAATTCTCTTAATTAGTGACTATTAGTATAAATGATAGATAAATTTTGTGAAAATTTTATTAATATCAGCTTGTTTTAATTTATCTATCAAGATAGGAAATACCTAAAAGTCAAAAATGTTGACAAAATTGGATATAATATTGCGTAGTTCTTAAGTAGATATTTTTGCTTGGATAAATTTAGTTGATCATTGGTATAATGCTTTCCTTAGAAAAAATATTTTTTGTAGCAAGATAAAGATGATCTACCGTAGGTAGACATAACTGAACATAAAATCTGAAATGAGATTCTTACTGGCTATGACTAATAATGTATCTGATGATTCCACCAATCAACTTGAGCAGCTAGAATGTAAGATTTTACAGACTTGTAAAGAAAATTCTAATAAGCTCACACGGGACTTAATTACTGTTCAGAATCGTGTATATGCCCAACTTGAAAGTCTTAGCTGGCTTCAGAAACGCTTATCTATCAAAGGACAACTTCCCCCACTGCGGGGTTGGGCGGCATCACCAGATGTTCTACTAAGGTTGCATACCCATATCATGAGTTCTCGCCCCACTATTGTAGTTGAACTCGGTAGCGGTGCTTCTACATTAGTGATTGCTGATGCATTACGCCAAAACGGTAAAGGTAAATTGATATCTATTGAACATAGTGAATATTATGGGTCCCTGACATTATCATCTCTTCAAGTTGAGTATTTACAGTCTTGGGTAGATCTAAGAATTGGAGATTTAGAACTCTGGGAAGGTGAGCATCTGAATTCTGATGATTCTGATAAGCCACCACGCTGGTATCCACTATCGATTCTCGAAGGGATTGATAATGTTGATCTGCTTTGGGTAGATGGCCCCCCTGGAGCTACTTGTTTATATAGTCGCTATCCTGCCTTACCAGCATTATTTAACCGTCTTTCACGGAAAGCTGAAGTTTGGATGGATGATACTATCCGTAAGGAAGAAAAGAATATTTGTGAGCGCTGGGCGCAAGACTATGATTTTGAGCTGGAGTATCATCCGCTGGAAAAAGGACTTGGAAGGATGATAAGGCCTAATAACAAAAATACATCCATTGATTCATCGTCAAAAGAGGAATTCACTGATCAAGATGACGTGTTTACACGTGTCTTGGGCCTGAGCTTTCCGTTACAAGAGAACGATCATGATATAGGCTAGCAAATTATCTGATGTTATTTATACCCATGGAGTACTGTGAATTGACATCAAATCATTCATATACCCTATTTTAACAATAGACTTTTTGGGGGGCTATTACTTAGAATAGCTTAAACTAATCCTTAGTGTCTATTAACTATCTCTATCAAAATAAGGCACATTAGTACAAATTGAACCGCTGTCTAGATAATAGGATCTTTCGATAGCATATTTTTGCCATATTATATCATTTTGTCTGTTTGTTCGATTTTTATATTCTATTTAAATCTAATAAATATAAGAATGAATTATTGTTTTCCTAGCCTGTTTTTATTTCTTAATTAAAAAAATACAATTTATGTTTTTCTGAATGAAGTTTTCTTCAGCCCTAAATTCGAAAGTGTGAACTTTGAAATTTGTTATTAATAAATATACTAGAAACTATCACTATCTGCGATACTTTAAAACTTAACCTTTATGGTATGTCAATAGGGATAAAAATTCAATTAATATGTACCCCTTTCAAAGGAGGTCAGCAGTACCATGTAAATACTATATTCACGATAAAAATCATACAACAAGCCACTCAAGAAGATGGATCTATGATCTATAGCATTAATGATGTATAAATTGGGTTGTTGAAATACAATTAAGAATTAAATTCATATACTGTTTATGTCTTCAGCGGAATCCAATAAGATTTTCAGATTTGGGATCCAGAAAGAGCGATAAAATTAAAATATTTATGATACCTAATAAGTTAAATTAGGATTATAAAATTACTATCTCAGGGGAATTGGATACTTCTTAAAGCGCTGTCGAAGTCGGATAGGTGACAAGTTTAGATTAGGTTTAAGTGTGAGAAAAGTAGCAATTTCAAGAATTGATAGTCTGTCTGAGGTTTAAAAGTATTTTCGGAGAGCCTTGTACCAACGTATTCAAGGAGGTTACGGATAGTCGCACAGCTAGATTGTACGAAGTTGAGATTATCAATTCACGCTTTCCAAATGTAAGTTTTGAGCAATATTATAAACTTTCATTATTGATAACTTAAGCATATAGTTAAAGTTATTTAAAAATATTTAAATAGTAAAAACATGTGAGTATGGCATTTAATAACACTGACTGACCTTAATTTTATTAAATTTTTTGAATAAATTGAATTTACAAGTGAAATAGTTATCGATAAAGGGATAGACGAAAATGCAATCAGACTTGGCAATAAAACCTGCAATTAATTCACTTGCTCAGAGCTCTATGTTTTGGAAGCCTGACTATCTTCGCTCTTCAC encodes:
- a CDS encoding glycosyltransferase codes for the protein MRKKVLLLSWHFPPYKSSSAFNLFKRLKDTGYEYDVLQIQRKDKPDNEIMFRYASSRFTRYEIQVPSENARDPEARAHFVEKVLDIYNCLKEHNHYSVMVSHSHEFVSHIAAMRIKKSDPQLSWVASFGDPIAANPYNDCYKFPMLDEDIRAEEQVLQIADRIIVTNAYQQEIVSTTQRIPLEKSKFYILPHCFDERMYHREPQGCRSDYSEPKIFRFRHVGMLYKYKRTSLPFILGAQRLLQIHPELKGCFTLEFYGANDQFIKSASTYGLESIVSFKGTLNYLESLKVMTNADCLLLRDADFSDQGLLNSPFYPGKLADYLGAKRPILAVTMAKGCVPDMLSRLGGISLTEDDVDGIADAMYRAIKGKITIDHKEAEYYSHKNTIRRAKQALTLDQGKRTILIAGHDLKFAKFIIEKINQRKDLHLLIDDWNGHDKHDEEKSLALLNNADVVFCEWGLGNIVWYSKNIKRGQKLIVRIHAQEIKTRHLDRCNHEKIDNYIFVSPYYFEMMIAEFSLKREKCKMIFNMVDTDILNKPKVESSKYNLGMIGDVPQSKRLDRALDIFEKLYKENNRYKLFVKGKRPEDYAWMHSKEKRGELSYFENQYERITKNGWKKNVIFEGFGPIEEWLQKIGHILSVSDNESFHLSVAEGMASGALPSILNWPGSEYIYPSKYISTSISTAFEKVTNIDSSTTSEVKQFSKRFCKDANTDKILALL
- a CDS encoding heparinase II/III family protein; the encoded protein is MKLNFFNAEKIIRLTPFTKDTISIADQILENNVKIFPTLPNVQVSDMNNLWWIRFSSAQSTYSLYIYAFYPVSYLLNAYELTKKEIYLDKAMSLVESFFCWSLEKNKKINKKMKGILLGDHAFSNRTQSLCYLIVCLVYSKRTIPDYIINLLLYNGEYLADIKNYSHYNHGLMMDLALLGLLNTFDGLNIEYPTHFKKNLISRLSYSISRDLTKDGVHIENSPGYHFWLLSFLKKVIDPLSILDRSLHQKATKVLTKASTYAKLISRPNGTVPAIGDTHAGLKYKPSKGLRSQFLKYANKVIFRDMNDEVWAYFSSGYKTHVHKHGDNGVFNLYYKGRDILIDPGFLNYEKSENSLKIRNTAFHNTVRPKGEDQKIRTVDLSLDNIDYSKNISDSKILGYRNLGDIEVSLAKIADYDSCFIIRMIIWLRPNFFLIYDKAEGKTHGLEQFFHIGSSITPIPSGSKVNLLNSNGVNICQIEQFKFQDGKVCTTPSEARIKSGFFAKKFNEKENSNRIFYETNDNYFLTSIQLGDEKLKIDAHADVTLKVEIESSIKKIKLDLNNIKSKIISS
- a CDS encoding sulfotransferase — protein: MINSPPVIIFGNPRSGTRMCANILNLHPDICITDEFYNVQMLSNFANRQIASFIENRVDPGTIALRKELLVKSYWIFRSNIKQVEKSFTSKIVGNKTPRSENFFDLYEEIFSVNKPIYIYCARNAYDALRSIKNLKNILWGNLPFEEIFENYKKSYRIYTKIKKSYPIRTFEINVNMYNEKNAFVHYKQIFDMLGVDYDDEFIEKVNSLAPQNTLQRVKAITKDESPIKELTAEEMKLISSCKEYAKIKESWSFAS
- a CDS encoding CatB-related O-acetyltransferase, which produces MLLSNPLIFDKLYCFLAELPIISSSFSTSISLNDCQNINVKKTKSLSNTYFEESVRLNSSVLLGQYKTFIGAHSYVGEGGYLKQSFIGRYCSIGRRVTIGAGSHEMTNLTTYPGLSKKNPTNPVILENDVWVGDGVVILPGVRVQTGAVIGANSVVTKDVEAFSVIAGAPARHIRYRIDPSLFDFIKTSNWWEYPKDILSETKNLELIDRLHVLKAFPKEKYKKYGTYSLI
- a CDS encoding class I SAM-dependent methyltransferase, with amino-acid sequence MTNNVSDDSTNQLEQLECKILQTCKENSNKLTRDLITVQNRVYAQLESLSWLQKRLSIKGQLPPLRGWAASPDVLLRLHTHIMSSRPTIVVELGSGASTLVIADALRQNGKGKLISIEHSEYYGSLTLSSLQVEYLQSWVDLRIGDLELWEGEHLNSDDSDKPPRWYPLSILEGIDNVDLLWVDGPPGATCLYSRYPALPALFNRLSRKAEVWMDDTIRKEEKNICERWAQDYDFELEYHPLEKGLGRMIRPNNKNTSIDSSSKEEFTDQDDVFTRVLGLSFPLQENDHDIG